Proteins from a genomic interval of Paenibacillus sp. FSL H8-0048:
- a CDS encoding COX15/CtaA family protein, with amino-acid sequence MTTLQLKWLSYLTCLIMFMALFGGVVVTKTGSGLECGNEWPLCHGKLIPAYTIGSLIEYTHRLFSGLAGLLSLASMVAFWRYARHRKDLLAYALLTLIFVIVQGGMGALAVVKSQSAAVMALHMGFSLIAFAGSLMLALGTWRAFSPGAELSTGSPKVRPAFRNLTWVTAVYSYIVVYIGAYVSHTSSQGGCSGWPLCNGQWIPEMSGGVGIVFVHRIAAAILFLLTAILGHLAFWKYKELPELRALGVAAVLLCLMQVFSGAAVVYTLNNEKLYIFAAMSHIVLISGLFGVLCYMSVRVWQLSGAGKGSK; translated from the coding sequence TTGACGACACTTCAATTAAAATGGCTCAGCTATCTGACCTGTCTCATTATGTTCATGGCGTTGTTCGGCGGGGTTGTGGTGACGAAGACCGGCTCGGGGCTGGAATGCGGGAATGAGTGGCCGCTGTGCCACGGGAAGCTGATCCCGGCCTATACCATCGGCTCTCTGATTGAATATACCCACCGCTTGTTCAGCGGCCTGGCAGGCCTGTTATCACTGGCTTCCATGGTTGCCTTCTGGCGTTATGCCAGGCACCGCAAGGATCTGCTGGCCTACGCTCTGCTAACCCTGATATTCGTCATCGTTCAAGGCGGAATGGGAGCGCTTGCAGTTGTGAAGTCGCAGTCGGCTGCGGTTATGGCCCTGCACATGGGCTTCTCGCTGATTGCCTTCGCCGGTTCGCTGATGCTGGCGCTTGGGACTTGGCGGGCGTTCTCTCCGGGAGCGGAACTCAGCACAGGAAGTCCCAAAGTCCGCCCTGCCTTCCGCAACTTAACCTGGGTTACTGCAGTATATTCATATATCGTTGTCTACATTGGGGCCTACGTAAGCCACACCAGCTCCCAGGGCGGGTGCTCCGGCTGGCCGCTGTGTAACGGACAGTGGATTCCGGAGATGAGCGGCGGAGTAGGGATCGTATTCGTCCACCGGATTGCGGCGGCGATTCTGTTCCTGCTTACGGCTATCCTTGGGCATCTGGCCTTCTGGAAGTATAAGGAGCTGCCGGAGCTGAGGGCTCTGGGAGTAGCGGCAGTCCTGCTATGCCTGATGCAGGTATTCAGCGGAGCGGCTGTGGTATACACACTGAATAATGAAAAATTGTACATATTTGCTGCAATGTCTCATATTGTGCTGATCTCCGGGCTCTTCGGGGTTCTGTGCTATATGAGTGTAAGGGTCTGGCAGTTAAGCGGAGCTGGCAAGGGCAGCAAGTGA
- a CDS encoding UbiD family decarboxylase yields MRYSNLRQWIEQLRRDKDLAVIDTPVDPYLELAEIHRRVVEEEGPALLFTNVQGTPFPVATNLFGTVRRVNKAFGTRPEQLLKSLTTAMEQLIPPSAAGLWRERTVLLELLRAGTKNVPQGEAPVLGVCSSSDPLKELPRITAWPKDGGAFLTLPLVYTENITNPKDHNLGMYRIQMYDDSTTGIHWQIHKGGGFHHSQAEHLGETLPVSVFIGGPPALIAAAVAPVPERIPELMLASLMLGGKLPMVQDPLGGHRIPAEAEFSIRGRVSPLERRAEGPYGSQSGYYSMQHDFPVMHVQRMWHRKDAIYPATITGKPRQEDYYLKDYLQRLLAPAYPLLIPSVKALWSYSESGSHSLTSAVVRESYPREYMVSAFRILGEGQLSLTKFLLLTNVQVELADFPKLLETVLERFNPHTDLTIFANTSMDTLDYTGRKLNHGSKAVMAGIGSPVRQLPRTYTEGLLPSITAAVPYCGGCLAVSGASYEEDPELPERLVTAFKERETSWPLIVLVDQAEEAVRTQTSFLWSVFTRFNPADDIYSAAGVRRGSISYTLPIIIDARMKPGYPEELAPSEDIAKRVARGWNRYFPLA; encoded by the coding sequence GTGCGATACAGTAATTTACGACAATGGATCGAGCAGCTCCGCAGGGATAAGGATCTGGCAGTGATAGATACGCCTGTTGATCCTTATCTGGAGCTTGCCGAAATTCACCGCCGGGTGGTCGAGGAGGAAGGCCCGGCTCTGCTGTTCACGAACGTGCAAGGAACACCGTTCCCGGTTGCAACGAATCTGTTCGGCACAGTCCGGCGCGTCAACAAGGCCTTCGGGACCAGACCAGAACAGCTGCTGAAGTCGCTGACAACGGCGATGGAGCAGCTGATTCCGCCTTCAGCCGCCGGCTTATGGCGGGAGAGGACGGTGCTGCTTGAGCTGCTGAGGGCAGGAACCAAGAACGTACCGCAAGGAGAGGCTCCGGTGCTCGGCGTCTGCAGCAGCAGTGATCCGCTGAAGGAGCTGCCCCGGATTACAGCCTGGCCTAAGGATGGCGGGGCATTCCTCACGCTTCCTCTGGTCTATACGGAGAATATCACCAACCCCAAGGATCATAACCTCGGAATGTACCGGATTCAGATGTACGACGACAGCACCACAGGCATCCACTGGCAGATTCACAAGGGTGGCGGCTTCCATCACTCGCAGGCAGAGCATCTCGGCGAGACCCTGCCGGTGTCTGTCTTCATCGGCGGGCCGCCGGCCCTGATTGCTGCGGCAGTGGCTCCGGTCCCGGAACGGATTCCGGAGCTGATGCTGGCGTCGCTGATGCTGGGCGGCAAGCTTCCCATGGTGCAGGACCCCTTGGGCGGGCACCGGATTCCGGCCGAGGCTGAATTCTCCATCCGGGGACGTGTGTCTCCGCTGGAGCGGAGAGCGGAAGGACCGTATGGCAGCCAGTCCGGCTACTATTCCATGCAGCATGATTTCCCAGTCATGCATGTTCAGCGGATGTGGCACCGCAAGGATGCCATCTACCCGGCGACCATCACCGGCAAGCCGCGCCAGGAGGATTATTATCTGAAGGATTATTTGCAGCGGCTGCTCGCTCCGGCCTATCCTCTGCTGATCCCTTCGGTCAAAGCGCTATGGTCCTATTCCGAATCCGGTTCGCATTCATTGACCTCAGCGGTCGTGAGGGAGAGCTATCCGCGTGAGTATATGGTGTCTGCGTTTCGTATCTTAGGGGAAGGCCAGCTCTCCTTAACCAAATTCCTGCTGCTGACTAATGTTCAGGTAGAGCTTGCCGATTTCCCTAAATTGCTGGAAACGGTGCTTGAGCGCTTCAACCCGCACACGGATCTGACGATCTTTGCCAATACCTCCATGGATACGCTGGATTATACCGGACGCAAGCTGAACCATGGCAGTAAGGCGGTGATGGCGGGCATCGGAAGCCCGGTCCGTCAGCTGCCGAGGACCTATACAGAGGGGCTGCTTCCATCAATCACCGCCGCTGTGCCTTATTGCGGAGGATGTTTAGCCGTTTCCGGTGCATCCTATGAAGAGGACCCGGAGCTGCCAGAGCGGCTGGTTACTGCCTTCAAGGAGAGGGAGACCTCCTGGCCTTTGATTGTGCTGGTCGATCAGGCGGAAGAGGCGGTAAGAACACAGACCTCATTCCTGTGGTCTGTATTCACCCGCTTCAATCCGGCGGATGATATTTATTCGGCGGCCGGGGTACGCCGGGGCAGTATCAGCTATACGCTGCCGATCATTATAGATGCCCGGATGAAGCCGGGATACCCGGAGGAGCTGGCTCCAAGCGAGGATATTGCGAAGCGGGTAGCGCGGGGCTGGAACCGTTATTTTCCTCTAGCGTAG
- a CDS encoding Cthe_2314 family HEPN domain-containing protein, whose product MLRTLLGEPPRVNSGVLAEAMESMAKAASMLRKEMAAHEDHDHEYRKLEIWTRGLISSLDELEQSWFAAAFFRKSVIAGYMDDMSSTEQGEYARYVYFYKDGFIRVFSLLDKLGTVLNNLYHLNTGKVKTHFSYFTVLRQFQLLHPHHPLADELERIRNSYREPVENLRKRRNAEIHYMNAEMTDDLWQRHQGLHDKIRLEDLDSHLEDLKQSLEMVCQSLTAAYKYGNEQWHKKLAASGPKSGHERT is encoded by the coding sequence ATGCTGCGGACATTACTGGGAGAGCCGCCCCGCGTGAACAGCGGTGTGCTGGCTGAAGCTATGGAGTCCATGGCGAAGGCTGCCTCCATGCTGCGCAAGGAGATGGCGGCACATGAAGACCATGACCATGAATACCGCAAGCTGGAAATCTGGACACGGGGCCTGATCTCCTCTTTGGATGAGCTGGAGCAGAGCTGGTTCGCAGCCGCCTTTTTCCGGAAGTCAGTGATTGCCGGTTATATGGATGATATGTCGTCCACCGAGCAGGGGGAGTACGCCAGATATGTGTATTTCTACAAGGATGGCTTCATCCGTGTCTTCTCGCTGCTGGACAAGCTGGGTACGGTGCTCAATAATCTGTACCATCTCAATACAGGCAAGGTGAAGACGCATTTCTCCTATTTCACGGTGCTGAGGCAATTTCAGCTGCTTCACCCGCATCATCCGCTCGCGGACGAACTGGAGCGGATCAGGAATTCCTACCGGGAGCCGGTGGAGAATCTGCGCAAGCGGCGTAATGCCGAGATCCATTACATGAACGCGGAGATGACCGACGACCTCTGGCAGCGTCACCAGGGACTGCATGACAAGATCCGTCTGGAGGATCTGGACAGCCATCTGGAGGATTTGAAGCAGAGTCTGGAGATGGTATGCCAATCCCTGACCGCCGCATACAAGTACGGGAATGAACAATGGCACAAGAAACTAGCGGCCTCAGGCCCGAAATCCGGACATGAACGTACGTAA
- a CDS encoding methionine ABC transporter ATP-binding protein has product MIELKDITKVYGKGSKQATALSALSLSIKKGEIFGVIGHSGAGKSTLIRCINLLERPTAGEVWVGGVELTALSQGQLQEQRRKIGMIFQHFNLLSSATVYDNIAFPLRLIGAGRNEIERKVKDLLALVGLEEHWNKYPAQLSGGQKQRVGIARALASDPEVLLCDEATSALDPQTTDSILRLLMDINSKFHLTIVLITHEMHVIQSICDRVAVIHGGGIVEQGEVAEVFLKPKHEVTKEFIRSETQSDGPLRQAIDAVQPGFTKSVKITFLGQKTYGSTLSQVVQGTGVHFAILHGTISTIKDVPYGQLIVRFEGPEGAVEDTLRELVAQGLDVEVIS; this is encoded by the coding sequence TTGATAGAATTGAAGGATATAACTAAGGTGTATGGCAAAGGCAGTAAGCAGGCAACTGCACTCTCTGCGCTGAGCCTGTCGATTAAGAAGGGTGAAATCTTCGGGGTGATCGGTCACTCCGGGGCCGGCAAAAGCACGCTGATCCGCTGCATTAATCTGCTGGAGCGCCCGACTGCGGGAGAAGTATGGGTGGGCGGTGTGGAGCTGACAGCGCTTAGCCAGGGACAGCTGCAGGAGCAGCGGCGCAAGATCGGGATGATTTTTCAGCATTTCAATTTGCTCTCATCGGCTACAGTCTATGACAATATCGCCTTTCCGCTGCGGCTGATCGGAGCCGGAAGGAACGAGATTGAACGCAAGGTCAAGGATCTGCTCGCGCTGGTCGGACTGGAGGAGCACTGGAATAAGTACCCGGCCCAGCTATCCGGCGGACAGAAGCAGCGTGTCGGGATTGCCCGGGCGCTGGCGAGTGATCCGGAAGTTCTGTTATGCGATGAGGCGACCTCGGCGCTTGATCCGCAGACGACAGACTCCATTCTGCGCCTGCTGATGGACATCAACAGCAAATTCCATCTGACCATCGTGCTGATCACCCATGAGATGCATGTGATTCAGAGCATCTGTGACCGTGTTGCCGTGATCCATGGCGGCGGCATTGTGGAGCAGGGTGAAGTGGCTGAGGTCTTTCTGAAGCCGAAGCATGAGGTCACCAAGGAATTCATCCGCAGTGAGACCCAGTCGGACGGACCGCTCCGGCAAGCGATTGATGCTGTGCAGCCAGGCTTCACGAAGTCTGTCAAAATCACTTTTCTCGGGCAAAAGACTTACGGGTCCACGCTCTCCCAGGTGGTTCAGGGAACCGGGGTCCACTTCGCCATTCTTCATGGCACTATCTCTACGATCAAGGATGTTCCTTACGGGCAGCTGATTGTACGGTTCGAAGGACCTGAGGGTGCGGTTGAAGACACGCTCCGTGAGTTAGTAGCGCAGGGGCTTGATGTGGAGGTGATTTCGTAA
- a CDS encoding methionine ABC transporter permease, protein MDFSTINWEEMLEATIATLKMIAISGIFTIILGLPLGIVLYLWGKSKNIIIRVVYSVLSFIVNILRSVPFIILMVALIPLSKTIMGTSIGVLGTIPALVIGAAPFFARLVETALREVDRGIIEAAQGMGASTGQIVMRVLLPEARPGLLAGVTITVVTLVSYTAMSGMIGGGGLGDLAIRYGYYRYEKEVMIISVALMVILVQLLQMAGDRLVRHFTRK, encoded by the coding sequence ATGGATTTTAGCACAATCAATTGGGAAGAAATGCTGGAAGCTACGATTGCTACACTCAAAATGATCGCTATTTCAGGAATATTCACAATAATCCTTGGTTTACCGCTCGGAATTGTGTTATATTTATGGGGGAAGTCAAAAAACATTATTATCAGGGTTGTTTACTCGGTATTATCCTTTATTGTGAATATTCTGCGCTCGGTTCCTTTTATCATTCTGATGGTTGCCCTGATTCCGTTAAGTAAGACTATTATGGGAACCTCGATAGGGGTACTTGGAACGATCCCGGCACTGGTGATCGGCGCGGCACCCTTCTTCGCCAGACTGGTGGAGACGGCACTGCGGGAGGTTGACCGGGGAATCATTGAAGCAGCGCAGGGCATGGGAGCGTCCACCGGGCAGATTGTGATGCGCGTGCTGCTGCCGGAGGCCCGTCCGGGTCTGCTGGCCGGAGTAACCATTACTGTAGTGACCCTTGTCTCGTATACTGCGATGTCCGGCATGATCGGGGGCGGCGGTCTGGGTGACCTGGCGATCCGCTACGGATATTACCGTTATGAGAAGGAAGTTATGATCATCTCGGTAGCGCTGATGGTCATTCTGGTGCAGCTGCTGCAAATGGCCGGCGACCGGCTGGTAAGACATTTTACACGGAAATAA
- a CDS encoding MetQ/NlpA family ABC transporter substrate-binding protein, which yields MKKVLLTLFSLTLVLVLAACGNNKANNAANSAATTAPTEAAGAEATTEPAAEPVTLVIGASAVPHAEILKAIAPQLEAQGIKLDIKEFSDYILPNTQLAEKQLDANFFQHKPYLDDQNSKNGTDLVAVTAVHVEPFGAYSKKIKSIDELAEGAKVAIPNDATNGGRALILLAKNGLIKLKDDTNIASTKADITENAKKLDIIELDAAMLPRQLDEVDLALINTNFALDAKLSPTKDALFIEGGDSPYANLLVARPDNKDSDAIQKLAAALTSPEAKAFIEKQYDGAIIPAF from the coding sequence ATGAAAAAAGTACTGCTTACATTATTCAGCCTGACCTTGGTATTGGTGCTTGCCGCTTGCGGAAACAACAAGGCGAATAACGCCGCGAATTCTGCTGCAACAACGGCACCTACGGAAGCGGCTGGTGCAGAAGCGACTACAGAGCCTGCTGCAGAACCGGTAACCCTGGTGATTGGTGCCTCTGCTGTACCGCATGCGGAAATCCTCAAAGCGATTGCCCCGCAGCTTGAAGCCCAAGGCATTAAGCTGGATATCAAAGAATTCTCGGATTATATCCTGCCCAATACACAGCTTGCCGAGAAGCAGCTCGATGCGAACTTCTTCCAGCACAAGCCTTACCTGGATGATCAGAACTCGAAGAACGGCACAGATCTCGTAGCTGTAACCGCTGTTCATGTAGAGCCATTTGGCGCTTATTCCAAAAAAATCAAGTCGATCGACGAATTGGCAGAGGGTGCGAAGGTTGCGATTCCGAATGATGCAACGAACGGAGGCCGCGCATTGATTCTGCTGGCGAAGAACGGTCTGATCAAGCTGAAGGATGACACCAACATTGCTTCCACCAAAGCGGATATTACCGAGAACGCCAAGAAGCTGGATATCATTGAGCTGGATGCAGCCATGCTGCCCCGTCAGCTGGATGAGGTAGACCTGGCGCTGATCAACACCAACTTCGCCCTGGATGCCAAGCTGTCTCCAACGAAGGATGCGTTGTTCATCGAAGGCGGAGATTCCCCGTATGCCAACCTGCTGGTAGCCCGTCCTGACAATAAGGATTCGGATGCCATTCAGAAGCTGGCAGCTGCGCTGACTTCCCCGGAAGCGAAGGCATTCATCGAAAAGCAATATGATGGAGCGATTATTCCAGCATTCTAA
- a CDS encoding NifU family protein, whose product MSENVQSATMYDEVLEVLDKLRPFLQRDGGDVELIDVEDGIVKLKLMGACGSCPSSTITLKAGIERALIEEVEGVEEVVQVF is encoded by the coding sequence ATGAGTGAGAATGTACAAAGCGCAACCATGTACGATGAAGTACTGGAAGTCCTTGATAAACTTCGTCCGTTCCTGCAGCGCGATGGCGGTGACGTGGAACTGATTGATGTTGAAGACGGCATCGTTAAGCTGAAGCTTATGGGTGCATGCGGCAGTTGCCCAAGCTCCACGATCACGCTGAAAGCCGGGATCGAACGCGCCCTGATTGAAGAAGTAGAAGGCGTGGAAGAAGTCGTTCAGGTATTCTAA
- a CDS encoding YuzB family protein has protein sequence MRPIIEFCASNIGHGTEPLKLKLEQNPEYDVVEYGCLNNCGACYLQPFAMVDGEIIEADSPAALEEAIEAAIREAEAWDSLEID, from the coding sequence ATGCGACCAATTATAGAATTCTGTGCCAGCAACATCGGCCACGGCACTGAACCGCTCAAGCTTAAGCTGGAACAAAACCCTGAATATGATGTAGTGGAGTACGGCTGTCTGAACAACTGCGGAGCGTGTTATCTTCAGCCGTTCGCCATGGTTGACGGGGAGATCATAGAGGCTGATTCCCCCGCTGCTCTGGAAGAGGCTATTGAAGCCGCTATAAGAGAAGCAGAGGCCTGGGACAGCCTGGAGATTGATTAA
- a CDS encoding NAD(P)/FAD-dependent oxidoreductase → MRTLLVLGGGYGGLALIQQLLDHHLPSDVEIILVDRMPYQGIKTEYYALAAGTVTDYHLRIQFPVHPRLTVRYGQVGSIDLESRLVLLDSGEPVAYDILAIALGCTDNYHNIPGAEEYTCSIQSFAGTRETYRRLNDVKPYGTVNIVGGGLSGVEIASELRESRPDLNISLMDRGERILSSFPAKLSRYVEEWFSEHQVQTIGRVSVSHVEKDAIFNGTQAIPADVTVWTAGIQPVKVVQQLELPKDRGGRIIVGEYYNIAEYPEVYVIGDCASLPFAPSAQAAGAQGEQVGQIIQALWRGETPKLHKIKLKGTLGSLGKNAGFGLMGRRSVMGRVPRLLKSGVLWMSKRHFG, encoded by the coding sequence ATGAGAACCTTACTTGTCCTGGGCGGCGGCTACGGCGGTCTTGCCCTCATTCAGCAACTGCTGGATCATCATCTCCCTTCTGATGTGGAGATCATTCTGGTGGACCGGATGCCCTATCAGGGGATCAAGACCGAATATTATGCACTGGCCGCAGGCACCGTCACCGATTACCATCTGCGGATTCAATTCCCGGTACACCCCCGCCTGACCGTTCGTTACGGGCAGGTGGGCTCCATTGATCTGGAGAGCAGGCTGGTCCTGCTCGACTCCGGGGAGCCGGTAGCCTATGATATCCTCGCGATTGCCCTCGGCTGTACGGATAATTACCATAACATTCCTGGTGCCGAGGAATACACCTGCAGTATTCAGAGCTTCGCCGGAACACGGGAAACTTACCGCCGGCTAAATGATGTGAAGCCTTATGGAACCGTCAACATTGTCGGCGGGGGGCTGAGCGGCGTAGAGATTGCTTCGGAGCTGCGGGAGAGCCGGCCGGATCTGAACATCTCCCTGATGGACCGGGGAGAACGTATTTTATCTTCTTTTCCGGCCAAGTTATCCAGGTATGTTGAGGAATGGTTCAGTGAGCATCAGGTGCAGACGATCGGCCGGGTGTCGGTCTCTCATGTTGAAAAGGATGCCATCTTCAATGGCACCCAGGCTATTCCGGCGGACGTTACGGTATGGACTGCCGGTATTCAGCCGGTGAAGGTCGTGCAGCAGTTGGAGCTTCCGAAGGACCGCGGAGGCAGGATCATTGTAGGGGAATATTACAATATTGCTGAGTACCCGGAGGTATACGTGATCGGGGATTGTGCCAGCCTGCCCTTCGCACCCAGTGCACAGGCGGCGGGTGCCCAGGGCGAGCAGGTTGGCCAGATTATTCAAGCACTGTGGCGGGGAGAAACCCCGAAGCTGCATAAGATTAAGCTGAAGGGAACCCTCGGTTCACTCGGCAAAAATGCCGGCTTCGGTCTGATGGGCCGCCGCTCCGTCATGGGCCGGGTTCCGCGCCTGCTGAAGAGCGGCGTGCTGTGGATGTCCAAACGCCATTTCGGCTGA